A single window of Arcobacter venerupis DNA harbors:
- a CDS encoding ComEC/Rec2 family competence protein, translating into MIIKIKYYNKQVLAILFLLFIFLINLSIEYNKYLDLIDEEIYETKVEVLNIYEKPTKKVLRLKSANFDFFTDIKKDEDIVKSDFLNIAIISFNITFLDYLKGFYTKTIYFDYLEKPAKFSDKIIKKIDSNHEDKIIKELFQALFLAIPISKELRDICTNYSISHLIALSGFHLVVLSFVIYWMFYFPYNSFHQKYFPFRNKKYDLLLISIFFLFCYLLLTNIVPSLLRAFVMFVLMIFLLRSNIKIVSFMTLLFTFLIVIALFPKFLFSLGFWFSIMAVFYIFLFVKYFVDLNKYLQIIFFNIWMFLIFNPIVHFYFPQTSYEQFLSIIITIFFTLFYPIEIFAHIFDFASYFDGFIKYFLYHEMYVYEVFTPFYFFIVYLGSSLGSIFYKKAFYLLNILMIIFNIYLYVI; encoded by the coding sequence ATGATTATTAAGATAAAATATTATAACAAACAAGTTCTCGCAATACTTTTTTTACTTTTCATTTTTCTGATAAATCTATCCATTGAATATAATAAATATTTAGATTTGATTGATGAAGAGATTTATGAAACAAAAGTAGAAGTTTTAAATATTTATGAAAAACCAACAAAAAAGGTTTTAAGATTAAAAAGTGCTAATTTTGATTTCTTTACAGATATAAAAAAAGATGAAGATATTGTTAAATCTGATTTTTTAAACATAGCAATAATTTCTTTTAACATCACTTTTTTAGACTATTTAAAAGGTTTTTATACAAAAACTATTTATTTTGATTATCTAGAAAAACCTGCAAAATTTAGCGATAAAATCATAAAAAAAATAGATTCAAATCATGAAGATAAGATAATAAAAGAGTTATTTCAAGCTTTATTTTTAGCAATTCCAATTTCAAAAGAGTTAAGAGATATTTGTACAAATTACAGTATTAGCCATTTAATAGCACTTTCTGGCTTTCATTTAGTTGTTTTATCCTTTGTAATATATTGGATGTTTTATTTTCCTTATAATTCTTTTCATCAAAAATATTTCCCTTTTCGAAACAAGAAATATGATTTACTTTTAATTTCGATATTTTTTCTCTTTTGTTATTTGCTTTTGACAAATATAGTTCCCTCACTTTTACGAGCTTTTGTAATGTTTGTATTAATGATATTTTTACTTCGCTCAAATATAAAGATAGTTTCTTTTATGACTTTGTTATTTACTTTTTTGATAGTTATTGCATTATTTCCAAAATTTTTATTTTCTTTAGGGTTTTGGTTTTCAATTATGGCAGTTTTTTATATATTTTTATTTGTAAAATATTTTGTAGATTTAAATAAATATTTACAAATTATATTTTTTAATATTTGGATGTTTTTGATTTTTAATCCAATTGTACATTTTTATTTTCCACAAACCTCTTATGAACAGTTTTTATCAATAATAATTACAATATTTTTTACTTTATTTTATCCCATTGAAATTTTTGCTCATATTTTTGATTTTGCTAGTTATTTTGATGGATTTATAAAATATTTTTTATATCATGAAATGTATGTTTATGAAGTTTTTACACCTTTTTATTTTTTTATTGTTTACCTAGGGTCTTCCCTAGGTTCAATATTTTATAAAAAGGCATTTTATTTATTAAATATTTTGATGATTATATTTAATATTTATTTGTATGTTATATAA
- a CDS encoding sodium-dependent transporter, which translates to MNRFSRIGFILAAAGSAVGLGNIWKFPYITGEYGGGAFVIIYLLAILFIGLTVFIAESLIGQNSQANVATSFVTTSKSKNPNWKYASFMVFAGLIILSFYSVVLGWILKYVFISISDLPASSEIAANTFNNLISKDIISQIFFHTIVSLTVIWIVLKGIKDGIEKLNLILMPLLAIILFGLFIYALTLNSFSKSLEFMFYADWSKINSDALLAALGQAFFTLSLGIGTIITYSASLSKDVNIIKSSILVALVDTIVALIAGVIIFAFLFEAGAKSAAGPGLVFISLPVIFEHWGTLGNVIAVSFFVALIFAGITSAVSMIEPVLMFFIERFHMSRKKATIMCGSIFYILGIVALLSMSSSYGAQLTFFNKNAFDWMDYVTSSIMMPLAAFIISIFLGYFVDKKLLEKIFTKHTNLLVFNIWYSLIKYFVPLAIIVLFLNQIGVI; encoded by the coding sequence TTGAATAGATTCTCAAGAATTGGTTTTATTTTAGCTGCTGCTGGTTCTGCAGTTGGCTTAGGAAATATATGGAAATTTCCATATATTACAGGAGAGTATGGTGGTGGTGCATTTGTAATAATCTATTTACTAGCTATATTATTTATTGGATTAACTGTATTTATTGCGGAGTCTTTAATTGGACAAAATTCTCAAGCAAATGTTGCAACATCTTTTGTAACTACTTCAAAATCAAAAAATCCTAACTGGAAATATGCAAGTTTTATGGTTTTTGCTGGATTAATCATCTTATCATTCTATTCTGTTGTATTGGGCTGGATTTTAAAGTATGTATTTATCTCAATTTCAGATCTTCCTGCAAGTTCAGAAATTGCTGCTAATACTTTTAACAATCTTATTTCAAAAGATATTATTTCTCAAATATTTTTTCATACAATTGTTTCATTAACAGTTATTTGGATTGTATTAAAAGGTATAAAAGATGGAATTGAAAAACTAAATCTTATTTTAATGCCCTTATTAGCCATTATATTATTTGGTTTATTTATTTATGCCTTAACATTAAATAGTTTTTCTAAATCACTTGAATTTATGTTTTATGCTGATTGGAGCAAGATAAATTCCGATGCTCTTTTAGCAGCACTTGGTCAAGCATTTTTTACACTTTCTTTAGGTATTGGAACAATTATTACTTATTCTGCATCATTATCAAAAGATGTTAATATCATAAAATCATCTATTTTAGTGGCACTTGTTGATACTATAGTTGCATTAATTGCTGGTGTTATAATTTTTGCATTTTTATTTGAAGCAGGCGCAAAAAGTGCAGCTGGACCAGGACTTGTATTTATATCTTTACCAGTAATTTTTGAACATTGGGGAACATTAGGAAATGTAATTGCAGTTTCATTTTTTGTGGCACTAATTTTTGCGGGTATTACATCTGCTGTTTCTATGATAGAACCTGTATTAATGTTTTTTATAGAAAGATTTCATATGTCAAGAAAAAAAGCCACAATTATGTGTGGATCTATTTTTTATATTTTAGGGATAGTTGCACTACTTTCAATGTCTAGTTCATATGGTGCGCAGTTAACATTCTTCAATAAAAACGCCTTTGATTGGATGGATTATGTAACATCTTCAATTATGATGCCATTAGCTGCATTTATAATATCTATTTTCTTGGGATATTTTGTTGATAAAAAATTATTAGAAAAAATATTTACTAAACACACAAACTTATTAGTATTTAATATTTGGTATTCATTAATTAAATATTTTGTTCCTTTAGCAATAATAGTACTATTTTTAAATCAAATAGGTGTTATATAA
- a CDS encoding SHOCT domain-containing protein, which produces MQKLTTEGQNIVNDLSNRYNLSQNAIIYMIGAVNNGGGSMAQFNCPELGGGGQWMRGGMTMVGDMFNYGLKNTVDNLCNDISNALATTIIFPLAPKGTRESNQWWPGELGNPFSSGAQNSTRYAIFQNRLAVDINGQVTVYDTLDNNISGISQQQGGNDSLTFSSQYGTILVSTLPVVSGANQTNNTTQNNFIEPVKNNFIEPINEPITQPIINNSSISVSNESSKAIIELIEQVASLHKAGILTDNEFNTKKSELLSRL; this is translated from the coding sequence ATGCAAAAACTAACAACAGAGGGTCAAAATATAGTAAATGACCTCTCGAATAGATACAATTTAAGTCAAAATGCTATTATTTATATGATTGGAGCAGTGAATAACGGTGGTGGTTCAATGGCTCAATTTAATTGTCCAGAACTTGGCGGTGGAGGACAATGGATGAGAGGTGGAATGACTATGGTTGGAGACATGTTTAATTATGGTTTAAAAAACACTGTTGACAATCTTTGTAATGACATTTCAAATGCCTTAGCAACTACAATTATCTTTCCACTGGCGCCAAAAGGAACACGAGAGAGTAATCAATGGTGGCCAGGAGAACTTGGAAATCCATTTAGTAGTGGAGCTCAAAATAGTACAAGATATGCAATATTTCAAAATAGATTAGCAGTTGATATAAATGGGCAAGTAACTGTTTATGATACTTTAGACAATAATATATCTGGTATTTCACAACAACAAGGAGGAAATGATTCTTTAACTTTTTCTAGTCAATATGGAACAATTTTAGTTTCAACTCTTCCTGTTGTTTCAGGTGCAAATCAAACGAACAATACTACTCAAAACAATTTTATTGAACCAGTTAAAAATAACTTTATAGAACCTATAAATGAACCAATTACACAACCTATAATAAATAATTCTTCAATTTCTGTATCAAATGAATCATCAAAAGCAATTATTGAACTAATTGAACAAGTTGCCTCTTTACATAAAGCTGGAATTTTAACAGATAATGAGTTTAATACTAAAAAATCTGAACTATTATCAAGACTTTAA
- a CDS encoding 3'-5' exonuclease: MAYYVLFDTETTGNQEDDKVIQFGAMIVDQKGKVEAFDELCSSDVQIKLEAMEVHNITPDLLVGKPKAVETNFYKKLEELNSTENYLIAHNISFDMGMIKKEGFVNQYQLIDTLRCAKHLFPELPYHRLQYIRYALELYKIEEAEAAKHNITIKAHDAIGDVLVMKLFLTKLVGKCREIYPDYNPIEKLVDLTKTPVFIQTFKFGKYKGKDVEVVAREDAGYLNWMRSNMELDEDLRYTLDKVLK, from the coding sequence ATGGCATATTATGTACTATTTGATACAGAAACAACTGGAAACCAAGAAGATGACAAAGTTATCCAATTTGGAGCAATGATTGTTGATCAAAAAGGTAAAGTTGAAGCTTTTGATGAATTATGTTCAAGTGATGTTCAAATAAAACTTGAAGCTATGGAAGTTCACAATATTACACCAGATTTATTAGTAGGAAAACCAAAAGCAGTTGAAACAAACTTTTATAAAAAACTTGAAGAGTTAAATTCAACTGAAAATTATCTAATAGCTCACAATATTTCTTTTGATATGGGAATGATAAAAAAAGAAGGATTTGTAAATCAATATCAATTAATTGATACTTTAAGATGCGCAAAACATCTATTTCCAGAACTTCCATACCACAGACTTCAATATATAAGATACGCCCTTGAACTTTATAAAATTGAAGAGGCTGAGGCTGCTAAACATAATATCACTATAAAAGCTCATGATGCTATTGGTGATGTGCTTGTAATGAAACTATTTTTAACTAAACTTGTAGGAAAGTGTAGAGAAATCTATCCTGATTATAATCCAATAGAAAAACTTGTAGATTTAACAAAAACTCCTGTGTTTATTCAAACTTTTAAATTTGGTAAATATAAAGGAAAAGATGTTGAAGTCGTTGCAAGGGAAGATGCAGGATACTTAAATTGGATGAGAAGTAATATGGAACTTGATGAAGATTTAAGATATACTCTTGATAAAGTTTTAAAATAA
- the queA gene encoding tRNA preQ1(34) S-adenosylmethionine ribosyltransferase-isomerase QueA encodes MLDPLKTSSYDYDLPKELIATHPVSPADSARLLVYNRATNSIIHTTFKNLMNFLPNELSIFLNDTKVIKARIFGTKDTGGKIELLLNKPLFMDRYLVMIGGKVRVGTKLFFDENLNAEVLEVNEDGSRVVQFFQNDKKLDFLELVDILNKIGHLPLPPYMNRSDDKKDEQDYQTLFAKNYGAVAAPTASLHFTPELLEKINTKYEVNYLTLHVGAGTFKPVDVDDILNHPMHSEYFEIGIEAKKALDNAPKVLAVGTTVTRTVEYYSRTNKIQGECDLFLNPVNKPIKVDYLLTNFHLPKSTLIMLVASFVGLEKTLEIYHEAIKENYRFYSYGDGMLII; translated from the coding sequence TTGCTTGACCCACTAAAAACTTCAAGTTATGATTATGATTTACCAAAAGAGTTAATAGCAACTCATCCCGTAAGCCCAGCAGACTCTGCTAGGCTTTTAGTTTACAATAGAGCCACAAATTCAATAATTCACACAACTTTTAAAAATCTAATGAATTTTTTACCAAATGAATTATCAATTTTTCTAAATGATACAAAAGTTATAAAAGCTAGAATTTTTGGAACAAAAGACACTGGTGGAAAAATAGAACTACTCCTTAATAAACCACTGTTTATGGATAGATACTTAGTAATGATAGGTGGAAAAGTAAGAGTTGGAACAAAATTATTTTTTGATGAAAACCTAAATGCTGAAGTTTTAGAAGTAAATGAAGATGGAAGTCGTGTTGTACAATTTTTCCAAAATGACAAAAAACTTGATTTTTTAGAACTGGTTGATATTTTAAATAAAATTGGTCATCTACCACTTCCTCCATATATGAATAGAAGTGATGATAAAAAAGATGAACAAGATTATCAAACATTATTTGCTAAAAATTATGGTGCAGTAGCAGCTCCAACTGCATCATTACACTTTACACCTGAACTTTTAGAAAAAATAAATACTAAATATGAAGTAAATTATCTAACACTTCATGTTGGAGCTGGAACTTTTAAACCAGTTGATGTTGATGATATTTTAAACCATCCAATGCACAGTGAATATTTTGAAATTGGCATCGAAGCTAAAAAAGCTTTGGATAATGCACCAAAAGTTCTAGCAGTTGGAACTACGGTTACAAGAACTGTTGAATACTATTCAAGAACAAATAAAATCCAAGGTGAATGTGATCTATTTTTAAATCCAGTAAATAAACCAATAAAAGTTGATTATTTACTAACAAACTTTCATTTACCAAAATCTACGCTTATTATGCTTGTTGCATCATTTGTAGGATTAGAAAAAACACTTGAAATTTACCATGAAGCTATAAAAGAGAACTACAGATTCTACTCTTATGGTGATGGTATGTTGATTATATAA
- the tatC gene encoding twin-arginine translocase subunit TatC, which yields MFEDLKPHIADLRKRLVISTLTVVAMFFVCFTFYEPILNWMMVPIEAVLPKNSQMVAVEIQETFFTALKVAFFAGFVVSLPVIFWQLWLFLAPGLYDHEKKLVVPFVFFATLMFLIGASFAYYVVVPFGFEFLVNFGSAVVTVLPSIGKYVGFFTKLLVGFGIAFELPVITFFLAKIGLVDDKMLKDFFRYAVVIIFIVAALLTPPDVLTQFLMAGPLILLYGVSIYVAKVFNPAAKEEDEEE from the coding sequence ATGTTTGAAGATTTAAAACCCCATATAGCTGACTTACGAAAAAGATTAGTAATTTCAACACTTACTGTCGTTGCTATGTTTTTTGTTTGTTTTACTTTTTATGAACCTATTTTAAATTGGATGATGGTTCCCATTGAGGCTGTTTTACCTAAAAACTCTCAAATGGTTGCAGTTGAAATTCAAGAGACATTTTTTACAGCATTAAAAGTTGCATTTTTTGCAGGTTTTGTTGTATCCTTACCTGTGATATTTTGGCAATTATGGCTATTTTTAGCTCCTGGACTTTATGACCATGAAAAAAAACTTGTAGTTCCTTTTGTATTTTTTGCTACATTAATGTTTTTAATTGGAGCTTCTTTTGCTTATTATGTTGTTGTTCCATTTGGTTTTGAATTTCTTGTAAATTTCGGTTCAGCGGTTGTTACAGTATTACCAAGTATTGGTAAGTATGTAGGCTTTTTTACAAAATTATTAGTTGGTTTTGGAATTGCATTTGAGTTACCTGTTATTACTTTTTTCCTTGCGAAAATCGGTCTTGTTGACGATAAAATGCTAAAAGACTTCTTTAGATATGCTGTTGTAATTATTTTTATTGTGGCTGCACTACTAACTCCACCTGATGTTTTAACACAATTTTTAATGGCAGGACCATTAATTTTACTTTATGGGGTTTCTATTTATGTGGCAAAAGTGTTTAATCCAGCTGCAAAAGAAGAAGATGAGGAAGAGTAA
- a CDS encoding Sec-independent protein translocase TatB — protein sequence MIAIVAVIALGPEKLPGTMVQIAKFINKFKNGLADAKSTLDNELNISEMKAEASKFKSQIEETKTSLSMDTKIDLGLKDIINDDLNTTSSKEKKIEKVEEETPKEKVSFKKEDKFKVKLDEKKEDNI from the coding sequence TTGATTGCAATTGTAGCAGTTATCGCTTTGGGGCCTGAAAAACTACCCGGTACAATGGTACAAATCGCTAAATTTATTAACAAATTTAAAAATGGTCTTGCAGATGCAAAATCAACTTTAGACAATGAACTTAATATTTCTGAAATGAAAGCAGAAGCTAGTAAATTTAAATCTCAAATTGAAGAGACAAAAACTTCTTTATCAATGGATACAAAAATAGATTTGGGATTAAAAGATATTATAAATGATGATTTAAATACAACTTCTTCTAAAGAAAAGAAAATTGAAAAAGTTGAAGAAGAAACACCAAAAGAGAAAGTTTCTTTTAAAAAAGAGGATAAGTTTAAAGTTAAATTAGATGAAAAAAAAGAGGATAATATTTAA
- a CDS encoding TerB family tellurite resistance protein: protein MELIVLVVVVVILFIIGKNYKTEEFVNINLKRKDRFDGDLLHHEAGLLVALMAKVSKADGKVSELEAEVLKHTFTDISSHFENNEEIREKLKTIYENEKENFTNLIDISNKLYNLTSNDYSKRIKIMEYLLNLAFIDKEFSNSEKMITEDISNALKIKIEDFNNLIKTFESFYAQQASNKAISVEKAYEILESNPSDDAATLKKNYRTLVKKHHPDIISGQGATQNIIDEATRKLQEINEAYELIKKEKGL from the coding sequence ATGGAATTAATAGTTTTAGTAGTTGTAGTAGTGATTTTGTTCATAATTGGGAAAAACTATAAAACAGAAGAGTTTGTAAATATAAATTTAAAAAGAAAAGATAGATTTGATGGTGATTTATTACACCATGAAGCTGGGCTTTTAGTTGCACTTATGGCAAAAGTTTCAAAAGCAGATGGAAAAGTTAGTGAACTTGAAGCTGAAGTTTTAAAACATACTTTTACAGATATTTCAAGTCATTTTGAAAATAATGAGGAAATCAGAGAAAAACTTAAAACTATTTATGAAAATGAAAAAGAGAATTTTACTAATTTAATTGATATTTCAAATAAATTATACAATTTAACAAGTAATGATTATTCTAAACGTATTAAAATTATGGAATATTTACTAAATTTAGCTTTTATTGATAAAGAGTTTTCAAATTCTGAAAAAATGATTACAGAAGATATTTCAAATGCTTTAAAAATTAAAATAGAAGATTTTAATAATTTAATTAAAACTTTTGAATCTTTTTATGCGCAACAAGCTTCGAACAAAGCAATAAGTGTAGAAAAAGCTTATGAAATTTTAGAATCAAATCCATCAGATGATGCAGCTACTTTAAAGAAAAATTATAGAACTTTAGTAAAAAAACATCATCCAGATATTATCTCAGGGCAGGGTGCTACTCAAAATATTATTGATGAAGCAACTAGAAAACTTCAAGAGATAAATGAAGCATATGAGTTAATAAAGAAAGAAAAAGGCTTATAA
- a CDS encoding (2Fe-2S)-binding protein: protein MLNFEENYEVCNCKKVTIRDITNAIINQKASTLREIQDFTSAGTECRHCILSEGDFGKMKKKNYCKDILNEVKKGLENG from the coding sequence TTGCTAAATTTCGAGGAAAATTATGAAGTATGTAATTGTAAAAAAGTTACAATACGAGATATTACAAATGCAATAATAAATCAAAAAGCCTCAACACTTAGGGAAATTCAAGATTTTACAAGCGCGGGAACTGAATGTAGACATTGTATTCTTTCTGAGGGTGATTTTGGAAAAATGAAAAAAAAAAATTATTGCAAAGATATTTTAAATGAAGTAAAAAAAGGATTAGAGAATGGCTAG
- a CDS encoding (2Fe-2S)-binding protein: MARNFPHSFEVCTCKHVTLGEIIYAIKEKGAKTLESLGDLTDAGTCCKSCKNKESDIGVEKMELYLEEILKKFNKEQ, from the coding sequence ATGGCTAGAAATTTTCCACACTCTTTTGAAGTTTGCACTTGTAAACATGTAACATTGGGTGAAATAATTTATGCTATAAAAGAAAAAGGTGCTAAAACACTTGAAAGTTTAGGAGATTTAACAGATGCTGGAACGTGCTGTAAATCTTGTAAAAATAAAGAAAGTGATATTGGTGTAGAAAAAATGGAATTATACTTAGAAGAGATACTAAAAAAATTTAATAAAGAACAATAA
- a CDS encoding NAD+ synthase has product MTEWGKIKEDLISFLKTEVEKTGLNKVTVGLSGGLDSAVVAILCKEAFGDNLNCVLMPSQFSSKSSTEHAIEVCKKFNIKYEIISIEPMVSGFIKNMDDDKLRIGNFSARMRMSVLYDVSSREKSLVVGTSNKSELLLGYGTIFGDIACAINPIGEIYKSDEFEFARILGVPESILNKAPSADLWEGQSDEEELGYSYKHMDEVLKVMVDQNKSKEELIKLGFEEDLINRLDYRIKANAFKGKLPTIAKIRWN; this is encoded by the coding sequence GTGACAGAATGGGGAAAAATTAAGGAAGATTTAATTTCGTTTTTAAAAACTGAAGTTGAAAAAACTGGTCTAAATAAAGTTACTGTTGGGCTTTCAGGTGGCCTTGATTCAGCGGTTGTTGCAATTTTATGTAAAGAAGCTTTTGGAGATAATTTAAATTGTGTGTTAATGCCATCACAATTTTCTTCAAAAAGTTCAACAGAGCATGCTATAGAAGTTTGTAAGAAATTTAATATTAAATATGAAATTATTTCAATTGAACCTATGGTTAGTGGTTTCATAAAAAATATGGATGATGATAAGCTTAGAATTGGAAACTTTAGTGCCAGAATGAGAATGTCAGTTTTATATGATGTATCTTCAAGAGAAAAATCATTAGTGGTAGGAACTTCAAATAAAAGTGAACTACTTTTAGGTTATGGAACAATTTTTGGTGATATTGCATGTGCAATTAATCCAATAGGTGAAATTTATAAAAGTGATGAGTTTGAATTTGCAAGAATCTTAGGTGTTCCAGAATCTATTTTAAATAAAGCACCAAGTGCAGATTTATGGGAAGGGCAAAGTGATGAAGAAGAACTTGGATACTCTTATAAACATATGGATGAAGTTTTAAAAGTAATGGTTGATCAAAATAAATCAAAAGAAGAGTTAATAAAATTAGGTTTTGAAGAAGATTTAATTAATAGATTAGATTACAGAATAAAAGCAAATGCTTTTAAAGGTAAATTACCAACAATAGCAAAAATAAGGTGGAACTAG
- a CDS encoding DegT/DnrJ/EryC1/StrS family aminotransferase has translation MAKNIAIYKASIDNEELNQIRSVLESKNDLSKVIEFEESMKKFIGAKYAIATATSTAAIHLALSAIKLKRGDKILMSVNSFVNLPEVVRHFDAEPIFIDINMEDMNIDIDKFEEALAANDSKKLRGAIITFIGGQAPDLDRIYDIVEKYGIILIEDCRASLGATYKGKKIGNLRADMTVFSTNHSPSKYAISRSGVIVTNNEEIANRAKLLRTHALTTAYDSYGNLDYVYDVVDIGHKYDLSELDAAYSLAQLNKIDKFIKRRKEIAKYYETKLSNVKHITILQHKDEHIFTQFIIKISRNRDAFARALKERGVSTGLNYIPLHLLSYYKTKYSIKITAFPNALNNYQQILSLPIYAGLTDEDVNYVCDQVIDVASQWV, from the coding sequence ATGGCTAAAAATATTGCAATATATAAAGCATCTATAGATAATGAAGAATTAAATCAAATTAGATCAGTTTTAGAATCAAAAAATGATTTGTCAAAAGTGATAGAGTTTGAAGAGAGTATGAAAAAATTTATTGGTGCAAAATATGCAATAGCAACAGCAACTTCAACTGCTGCTATTCATTTAGCATTAAGTGCGATTAAACTCAAAAGAGGTGATAAGATTTTAATGTCTGTTAACTCTTTTGTAAATTTACCTGAAGTTGTAAGACATTTTGATGCAGAGCCAATTTTTATTGATATTAATATGGAAGATATGAATATTGATATTGATAAATTTGAAGAAGCTTTAGCCGCTAATGATTCTAAAAAATTAAGAGGAGCAATAATCACCTTTATTGGTGGCCAAGCTCCTGATTTAGATAGAATTTATGATATTGTAGAAAAATATGGAATTATTTTAATTGAAGATTGTAGAGCCTCTTTAGGTGCAACTTATAAAGGCAAAAAGATTGGAAATTTAAGAGCAGATATGACTGTATTTTCAACTAATCATTCTCCTTCAAAATATGCAATTAGTCGTTCAGGAGTAATTGTTACAAATAATGAAGAGATAGCAAATCGTGCAAAACTTTTAAGAACACATGCACTTACTACTGCGTATGATAGTTATGGAAACTTAGATTATGTATATGATGTTGTTGACATCGGGCATAAATACGATTTATCTGAACTTGATGCAGCTTATTCACTAGCGCAATTAAATAAAATAGATAAATTCATAAAAAGAAGAAAAGAAATAGCAAAATATTATGAAACTAAATTATCAAATGTAAAACATATAACAATCTTACAACACAAAGATGAGCATATTTTCACGCAATTTATCATAAAAATCTCAAGAAATAGAGATGCCTTTGCCAGAGCTTTAAAAGAAAGAGGAGTATCTACTGGACTTAACTATATTCCTTTACATCTTTTATCTTATTATAAAACAAAATATTCTATAAAAATTACTGCCTTTCCAAATGCATTAAATAACTATCAACAAATTTTATCACTTCCTATATATGCGGGACTTACTGATGAGGATGTAAATTATGTTTGTGACCAAGTTATTGATGTCGCATCACAATGGGTTTGA
- a CDS encoding tetraacyldisaccharide 4'-kinase — MKQKLHLWIEDYLFFPNALQKIISFLLLPLTFIYMLIILTKRAMAKPINFGIPVISVGNIIVGGSGKTPITIKLASKYENACIILRGYGRASKGLYVVSLNGKILEDVKTSGDEAMLLANSLPKATIIVSENRVKAILKAKELGCKIIFLDDGFSKYQISKFNILLRPKDEPTNIFCLPSGGYREPKGFYAQADIELLEGSDFKRVISIKKDGVISELPAKTLLITAISKPKRLLEFLPKNIKMISFPDHYDFTKDDISKIEEEYKDYSFITTGKDFVKLEKFNLKNLYLMDLEIQIDEKVNFSLMDEYIESFKKGAQK, encoded by the coding sequence TTGAAACAAAAATTACACTTATGGATTGAAGATTACCTCTTCTTTCCAAATGCGCTTCAAAAAATAATCTCTTTTTTACTTCTTCCTTTAACTTTTATTTATATGTTAATTATCTTAACAAAAAGAGCAATGGCAAAACCAATTAATTTTGGAATTCCTGTTATTTCAGTTGGAAATATAATAGTTGGTGGAAGTGGAAAGACTCCAATTACAATTAAATTAGCTTCAAAATATGAAAATGCTTGCATAATTTTAAGAGGTTATGGAAGAGCTTCAAAAGGTTTATATGTAGTTTCATTAAATGGAAAAATTCTAGAAGATGTGAAAACAAGTGGAGATGAAGCTATGCTTTTGGCAAACTCTTTACCAAAAGCCACAATAATTGTAAGTGAAAATAGAGTAAAAGCTATTTTAAAAGCAAAAGAGCTTGGATGTAAAATTATATTTTTAGATGATGGTTTTTCAAAATATCAAATATCAAAATTTAATATTCTTTTACGACCAAAAGATGAACCTACAAATATTTTTTGTCTGCCAAGTGGTGGATATAGAGAACCAAAAGGTTTTTATGCCCAAGCTGACATTGAACTACTTGAAGGAAGTGATTTTAAAAGAGTTATTTCTATCAAAAAAGATGGAGTAATTAGCGAACTTCCTGCTAAAACTCTATTAATTACAGCAATTTCAAAACCAAAAAGATTATTAGAATTTTTACCAAAAAATATTAAAATGATTAGTTTCCCTGATCATTATGATTTTACAAAAGATGATATTAGTAAAATTGAAGAAGAGTATAAAGATTATTCTTTTATAACAACTGGGAAAGATTTTGTAAAATTAGAAAAGTTCAATCTAAAGAATTTGTATTTAATGGATTTAGAGATACAAATTGATGAGAAAGTAAATTTTTCTTTAATGGATGAATATATAGAAAGTTTTAAAAAAGGAGCTCAAAAATGA